Proteins co-encoded in one Salvia splendens isolate huo1 chromosome 4, SspV2, whole genome shotgun sequence genomic window:
- the LOC121798324 gene encoding zinc finger protein CONSTANS-LIKE 9-like isoform X2: MQTSTISDYNLGGEGDLFKAPEPVIGEPLMAVDPMTAAISMISCGEDVISPQSLTVSDIESSIESGKLISEVFYECRKDLLAQQGNGTPLCDALSIKIPSLQIDENIVVDEKLFAEGALQKSLSSSCLRPVDGVHEAPLRPRFLDFPVLDFGAFNGMRRAFSEGDIKTLDNDVKTSLEQSSVVQPRVISSCRSEDRKEKLSRYWNKKSKRNFGRKIKYACRKALADSQPRIRGRFAKTEEMESPKMQ; the protein is encoded by the exons ATGCAAACATCCACCATATCAGATTACAACCTGGGGGGAGAAGGTGATCTCTTCAAGGCACCTGAACCAGTAATCGGAGAACCATTAATGGCTGTGGATCCAATGACAGCTGCTATCTCAATGATCTCCTGTGGAGAAGACGTGATCTCCCCCCAGTCGCTAACAGTATCTGATATCGAGTCGTCTATTGAGAGTGGAAAGCTCATCAGTGAGGTTTTCTATGAATGCAGAAAGGATCTTTTGGCACAGCAAGGGAATGGGACGCCACTCTGTGATGCCCTGAGTATCAAGATTCCGTCTCTACAGATAGATGAGAACATTGTTGTTGACGAGAAGCTGTTTGCAGAGGGCGCACTCCAGAAAAGTCTTAGCTCGAGTTGTCTAAGACCTGTGGACGGTGTGCATGAGGCTCCACTGAGGCCAAGATTTCTCGATTTCCCAGTTTTGGACTTCGGGGCTTTTAATGGGATGCGGAGAGCATTTAGCGAAGGAGACATCAAG ACTCTTGATAACGATGTTAAAACAAGTCTAGAGCAGTCCTCGGTGGTGCAACCTCGGGTTATAAGCAGCTGCCGTTCTGAAGATCGCAAGGAAAAGCTGTCTAGATACTGGAACAAGAAGTCCAAGCGAAACTTTGGAAGAAAAATCAAG TATGCTTGTAGGAAAGCCTTGGCTGACAGCCAGCCTCGAATCCGCGGAAGATTTGCCAAGACGGAGGAAATGGAAAGCCCTAAGATGCAGTAA
- the LOC121800590 gene encoding uncharacterized protein LOC121800590, with protein sequence MLFAILILLLFLTANSTAQDNCPSSSCGNVKISYPFRLTSSPKSCGYDDSGSELECHNNETIFKVGNARYIVRDINYATYSIWMVDPSMNTANANLSSCPLYPNDLPSWPYLFSHNYFFDMNRPVSFLHCLAPVSSSSYVEAPFCGNRSSILSNSSRLYSYVVEGDGIVEDSCMLDHVVWSSRAKGTSTISNPSLAGIYGDLSNGVELSWFIVHCGDCPRFTVCLLEDSRITCKRQCQDDVTTLSQQGFRCQLEYWGFIYGAYTVVAYGKISNLVLFVRNAHSPARKWVSFLSEKMFF encoded by the exons atgttGTTTGCCATCTTGAtccttcttcttttcttaaCAGCTAACTCCACAGCCCAAGACAACTGCCCTTCTTCATCTTGTGGCAATGTGAAAATTAGCTACCCTTTCCGATTGACAAGCAGCCCCAAATCTTGTGGCTACGATGACTCTGGCTCCGAGCTCGAATGCCACAACAATGAGACCATCTTCAAGGTGGGAAACGCGAGGTATATCGTCCGAGACATAAACTATGCTACATACTCCATATGGATGGTTGATCCATCCATGAACACAGCAAATGCAAATCTCTCTTCATGCCCTCTTTATCCCAACGACCTTCCTTCTTGGCCATACTTGTTCTCCCACAACTACTTCTTCGACATGAATCGCCCCGTATCCTTTTTACACTGCCTAGCTCCTGTCAGCTCTTCCAGCTATGTCGAAGCCCCCTTCTGCGGCAACAGGAGTAGCATTCTCTCCAACTCTTCCCGACTTTACAGTTACGTTGTTGAGGGAGATGGGATCGTGGAGGACTCATGCATGCTTGATCATGTGGTTTGGAGCTCCAGGGCTAAGGGCACTAGCACTATCTCCAATCCTTCTTTGGCCGGCATCTATGGCGATTTGAGCAATGGGGTGGAGCTCTCGTGGTTTATTGTTCACTGCGGAGACTGCCCAAGATTCACAGTGTGCCTCTTGGAGGACAGCCGGATCACTTGCAAACGCCAGTGCCAGGATGATGTAACAACTCTCTCACAGCAAGGTTTTCGAT GTCAATTGGAGTATTGGGGAT TTATCTATGGAGCATATACAGTGGTTGCATATGGTAAGATTTCCAACCTTGTTTTGTTCGTCCGTAACGCCCACTCACCGGCCCGCAAGTGGGTGTCGTTTTTATccgaaaaaatgtttttttag
- the LOC121798324 gene encoding uncharacterized protein LOC121798324 isoform X1 has product MYAETGLMFPYFSQEAQQFDDFGCSQRPNSSLGITSSLMQTSTISDYNLGGEGDLFKAPEPVIGEPLMAVDPMTAAISMISCGEDVISPQSLTVSDIESSIESGKLISEVFYECRKDLLAQQGNGTPLCDALSIKIPSLQIDENIVVDEKLFAEGALQKSLSSSCLRPVDGVHEAPLRPRFLDFPVLDFGAFNGMRRAFSEGDIKTLDNDVKTSLEQSSVVQPRVISSCRSEDRKEKLSRYWNKKSKRNFGRKIKYACRKALADSQPRIRGRFAKTEEMESPKMQ; this is encoded by the exons ATGTATGCAGAAACTGGGCTTATGTTCCCATACTTCTCTCAAGAAGCTCAGCAGTTTGATGATTTTGGCTGCTCACAAAGGCCTAATTCCTCCTTG GGCATAACAAGCAGCCTCATGCAAACATCCACCATATCAGATTACAACCTGGGGGGAGAAGGTGATCTCTTCAAGGCACCTGAACCAGTAATCGGAGAACCATTAATGGCTGTGGATCCAATGACAGCTGCTATCTCAATGATCTCCTGTGGAGAAGACGTGATCTCCCCCCAGTCGCTAACAGTATCTGATATCGAGTCGTCTATTGAGAGTGGAAAGCTCATCAGTGAGGTTTTCTATGAATGCAGAAAGGATCTTTTGGCACAGCAAGGGAATGGGACGCCACTCTGTGATGCCCTGAGTATCAAGATTCCGTCTCTACAGATAGATGAGAACATTGTTGTTGACGAGAAGCTGTTTGCAGAGGGCGCACTCCAGAAAAGTCTTAGCTCGAGTTGTCTAAGACCTGTGGACGGTGTGCATGAGGCTCCACTGAGGCCAAGATTTCTCGATTTCCCAGTTTTGGACTTCGGGGCTTTTAATGGGATGCGGAGAGCATTTAGCGAAGGAGACATCAAG ACTCTTGATAACGATGTTAAAACAAGTCTAGAGCAGTCCTCGGTGGTGCAACCTCGGGTTATAAGCAGCTGCCGTTCTGAAGATCGCAAGGAAAAGCTGTCTAGATACTGGAACAAGAAGTCCAAGCGAAACTTTGGAAGAAAAATCAAG TATGCTTGTAGGAAAGCCTTGGCTGACAGCCAGCCTCGAATCCGCGGAAGATTTGCCAAGACGGAGGAAATGGAAAGCCCTAAGATGCAGTAA